A single Xiphias gladius isolate SHS-SW01 ecotype Sanya breed wild chromosome 22, ASM1685928v1, whole genome shotgun sequence DNA region contains:
- the LOC120784684 gene encoding E3 ubiquitin-protein ligase NHLRC1-like — protein MAMSLRPRSCGSLSPEGILREIQINLLECKVCFEKFCTQQRERRPQNLSCGHVLCLECITALSHPLLRKLECPFCRQLCSVDSTSHCQVLSDLQELLLSRSPTSSAPPHRGAKGGFSLAAGLISTALHLNTAFGGWGSLINPTGIAVLGSSGAIVVVHDGEKSVVVFSPQGRKLHSFGRRGKASREICYPVDVVVTPCGYVVVTDAGDKAVKVFTSRGNHVLTVKDSFQMPWGVDTNSCGHLLVSDVQAGTLFHIKVDYSHGVTLEHHISISDLQQPKAVACCRVTGNTAVMEHLTADTHPPERQHHTRLKVFTKDFHILYQTDSFSLSLQSTVRLNMSGVAFDRNGDVVVTDSKQGMIWILGKFQDGPVLTPLVGDHLIRPVGLVSLNNMLIILDSGEHAVKIYSAKSGTAPMI, from the coding sequence ATGGCAATGAGTCTTCGTCCACGAAGTTGTGGGAGCCTGAGTCCTGAGGGGATTCTGAGAGAGATCCAGATCAATTTGCTGGAGTGTAAAGTCTGCTTCGAGAAGTTCTGCACTCAGCAGAGGGAGCGCAGACCACAGAACCTTTCCTGTGGCCATGTACTCTGTCTGGAATGCATCACAGCTCTGTCCCACCCTCTCCTGAGGAAGCTGGAGTGCCCGTTCTGTCGACAGCTGTGCAGCGTTGACAGCACCTCCCACTGCCAGGTTCTTAGTGACCTCCAGGAGCTGCTGTTGTCCCGGAGTCCCAcatcctctgctcctcctcacaGGGGGGCAAAAGGAGGCTTTAGTTTGGCTGCAGGTCTGATATCCACAGCTCTGCACCTCAACACAGCTTTTGGCGGTTGGGGGAGTCTGATCAACCCCACTGGGATAGCTGTTTTAGGGTCCTCAGGGGCAATAGTGGTGGTGCATGATGGAGAGAAGAGCGTGGTGGTGTTCAGTCCACAGGGCAGGAAGCTGCACAGTTTTGGGCGAAGAGGAAAAGCCAGTAGAGAGATCTGTTACCCAGTGGATGTGGTGGTGACTCCCTGTGGATACGTGGTGGTGACTGATGCAGGGGATAAAGCTGTGAAGGTTTTCACCTCCAGAGGGAACCACGTGTTGACGGTCAAGGATTCCTTCCAGATGCCCTGGGGTGTGGACACAAACAGCTGTGGGCACCTCCTCGTCTCAGACGTCCAGGCTGGCACACTGTTTCATATAAAGGTGGACTATAGTCATGGTGTTACTCTGGAGCATCATATATCCATTTCTGACCTCCAGCAACCAAAAGCAGTGGCCTGCTGTCGAGTGACCGGGAACACTGCAGTGATGGAGCACTTAACTGCTGACACACATCCACCAGAGAGGCAGCACCACACAAGGCTGAAAGTGTTTACCAAAGACTTCCACATCCTTTATCAGACAGACAGTTTCAGCCTGAGCCTGCAGTCCACAGTGAGGCTGAACATGTCCGGTGTGGCATTTGACAGAAATGGAGATGTGGTTGTGACAGACTCTAAACAGGGGATGATTTGGATTTTAGGGAAATTCCAGGATGGCCCGGTCCTGACTCCTCTTGTCGGGGACCACCTTATCCGCCCAGTTGGACTGGTGTCACTGAACAACATGCTCATCATTCTTGACAGTGGAGAACATGCAGTAAAGATTTATTCTGCTAAATCTGGTACAGCACCCATGATATAG